In Puntigrus tetrazona isolate hp1 chromosome 7, ASM1883169v1, whole genome shotgun sequence, the following are encoded in one genomic region:
- the LOC122349207 gene encoding uncharacterized protein LOC122349207, with the protein MRTGAALMAESVRSPFDYREPPTLDSDGDGSKPPPPRGRVCGRKRKGTPVKVCDRAAYVTEDEEESLSEHSYSPGDEQYPEGSEDRLPPPGSPYYLTDPSQLCVPELAEEGASGVRGPVLFHPPPNCRIREVHCGSQVRLVVIAIRDIAKGEEITVDYSLTDWGDNAMGFHTSVSPRGFECGFNPESNIKKEEEPGSLPLSLTVSDYLTPSWSLSPSSSPLSHSEASDSDREEEEEEEEDDDDDDDDEEDLEDLRGRMMRRRKKRKTTATVKKKAPPAPVLRMPRPSSPPPPFQQPLATPTTNINNNININIGASGTLSRRQHCPYCGRHFRSLARHLEKHHEQQPEVRAAMELSHLPNQDSSSHSFSSPAQPSAALGATSLFSRERDALSSPPKTGGVSFSLSLSPPPAPNSSKKSSAMIVTPRKGTKKSPAVSPNPPARRGRPPKKEKEQQLKKQEEAERAKEEAPPTPGKQEEEEEFDTREEASTEEKNGEMASSGRSHMPPLLSSLSTLVMFLRRQQHSSFLSLSRSPPSAEAWRLLCHSSLALLILYNRHRECEVAKLTVQDYRSRASCASSCDAALSPFERAVLGQLPRVSVLGKRGRLQPLILPPHSEACLDLLLKTSADVGVDPQSPYVFSRPYHSPATPLRGTDLLRSLARTSGAKNPTTLTAPRARRQVAILTQLLLLDEGERAAKRLEDFLQREYHVTQSCARIGQDPALMNRVGRVVLYGEREGVLFRGMSLQHICLELDVMSGNSADSFSEDSDGEVSKSKERADAGKKEGSSNRAPRPKKSSSARQSTSSSSAAHKRRSAQVKSGKRGVLKRPWSEAERVAVETHLKRNIMELRVPAKADCERCLQLCPLLVSNQRDWRAIKFYCHNRIQLLKKQGRRDGTTTTC; encoded by the exons ATGCGCACCGGAGCAGCGCTAATGGCGGAGAGCGTGCGGTCGCCGTTCGATTACCGGGAGCCCCCGACCCTCGACAGCGACGGAGATGGCAGCAAGCCGCCGCCGCCGCGCGG GCGAGTGTGTGGCAGGAAGAGGAAGGGGACGCCGGTGAAGGTGTGTGACAGAGCAGCGTATGTGacggaggacgaggaggagagTCTCTCTGAACACAGTTACAGCCCAG GAGATGAACAGTACCCAGAGGGATCTGAAGACCGTCTTCCTCCGCCGGGCAGCCCATACTACCTCACCGACCCGTCACAGCTCTG TGTGCCAGAGCTGGCTGAAGAGGGCGCTAGCGGGGTCCGCGGCCCCGTGCTGTTCCACCCCCCGCCCAACTGCAGGATTAGAGAGGTGCATTGTGGGAGTCAGGTCCGGCTCGTCGTCATAGCCATTCGAGACATTGCCAAAGGCGAGGAGATCACCGTGGACTACAGCCTGACCGACTGGGGAGACAATGCCATG GGCTTTCATACGTCGGTGTCCCCACGCGGGTTTGAATGTGGATTCAACCCAGAGAGCAACATCAAGAAG GAGGAGGAGCCGGGTTCACTCCCTCTGTCTCTCACCGTTTCTGACTACCTCACTCCGTCATGGTCTCTGTCTCCCTCGTCCTCTCCGCTGTCTCACTCCGAGGCCAGCGACTCTGAccgagaggaggaggaagaggaggaggaggacgacgACGATGACGACGACGACGAGGAGGATCTGGAGGACCTGCGGGGCCGCATGATGAGGCGCCGCAAGAAACGCAAAACTACAGCCACTGTCAAGAAGAAAGCCCCGCCCGCCCCTGTCCTTCGCATGCCCCGCCCCTCCTCACCGCCGCCGCCCTTCCAGCAACCTCTAGCCACGCCCACCACCaacataaacaataatataaacataaacatcgGCGCGAGCGGCACTCTCTCCCGCAGACAGCACTGCCCGTACTGCGGGCGGCACTTCCGCTCCCTCGCTAGGCACCTGGAGAAACACCACGAGCAGCAGCCCGAGGTCCGAGCCGCCATGGAGCTCTCGCACCTCCCCAATCAAGACTCCTCCTCTCACTCCTTCTCCTCTCCTGCTCAGCCCTCAGCCGCCCTGGGAGCCACCTCCCTGTTCTCCCGTGAGCGAGACGCTTTGTCTTCGCCTCCTAAAACGGGAGGcgtctctttctcgctctcgcTGTCTCCGCCCCCTGCCCCCAACTCCTCAAAGAAGAGCTCGGCCATGATAGTGACGCCTAGAAAGGGCACTAAGAAGAGCCCCGCCGTCTCGCCCAACCCTCCCGCCCGGAGAGGACGGCCGCCAAAGAAGGAGAAAGAACAGCAGCTGAAGAAGCAGGAGGAGGCGGAGCGAGCGAAAGAGGAGGCGCCTCCCACGCCTGGGAaacaagaggaggaggaagagtttGACACGAGAGAAGAAGCGAGCACGGAGGAGAAGAACGGGGAGATGGCCAG CTCCGGACGCTCTCACATGCCTCCTCTTCTGTCGTCGCTCTCCACCCTGGTGATGTTCCTCCGCCGGCAGCAGCACTCCTCCTTCCTGTCGCTGTCCCGCTCTCCCCCCTCGGCCGAGGCCTGGCGCCTGCTCTGCCACTCCAGCCTGGCTCTGCTGATCCTGTATAACCGGCACCGTGAGTGTGAGGTGGCCAAGCTGACGGTGCAGGACTACCGGAGCCGCGCGTCCTGCGCCTCCTCCTGCGACGCCGCCCTGTCTCCCTTCGAGCGCGCCGTCCTCGGCCAGCTCCCGCGGGTCAGCGTGCTGGGCAAACGCGGCCGGCTCCAGCCGCTCATCCTGCCGCCGCACTCCGAGGCCTGCCTGGACCTGCTGCTGAAGACGTCTGCGGACGTGGGCGTGGACCCCCAGAGCCCGTACGTGTTCTCCCGGCCGTATCACTCCCCGGCCACGCCGCTGCGCGGGACCGACCTGCTGCGGAGCCTGGCGCGCACCAGCGGAGCGAAGAACCCCACGACGCTGACCGCTCCTCGCGCGCGCCGGCAGGTGGCCATCCTCAcccagctgctgctgctggacgAGGGCGAGCGCGCCGCCAAGCGCCTGGAGGACTTCCTGCAGAGGGAGTATCACGTGACCCAGAGCTGCGCCCGCATCGGCCAGGACCCGGCGCTGATGAACCGTGTGGGGAGGGTGGTGCTCtacggagagagagagggagtgctCTTCAGAGGAATGAGCCTGCAGCACATCTGCCTGGAGCTGGACG TGATGTCGGGGAACTCTGCCGACTCTTTCTCAGAGGACTCTGATGGAGAGGTCAGTAAGAGTAAAGAGCGAGCCGATGCTGGGAAGAAGGAAGGCTCGAGTAATCGAGCTCCACGGCCGAAGAAGAGCAGCAGCGCTCGTCAGTCCACGAGCTCGTCGTCAGCGGCACACAAGAGACGTAGCGCTCAGGTCAAGTCAG gaaagcGTGGCGTGCTGAAGCGGCCGTGGTCTGAGGCGGAGCGGGTGGCGGtggagacacacctgaagaggAACATCATGGAGCTGCGTGTTCCTGCGAAAGCGGACTGTGAGCGATGCCTGCAGCTCTGTCCTCTGCTGGTCAGTAACCAGAGAGACTGGAGAGCCATCAAGTTCTACTGCCACAACCGCAtccagctgctgaagaaacAGGGACGTCGAGACGGGACCACGACCACCTGCTGa